TCGTATTGTATATATTCTACTCCAGCAATTGTATTTACTGGTTTTATGTCAATGGCAACCACATTAGCTCCTTTCTGAGATGCAACTTGTGACCATCCACCTGGAGAAGCACCAAGATCAATGATTTTTTGCCCTTTTTGGAGTAATTTAAATTTATTATCTATTTCTATCAACTTGTACGCTGAGCGCGATCTGTAGCCATCCTTATTGGTTTTTTGTACGTACTTGTCATTTAAATGACGATGCAGCCACCTGGTTGAAGATAGTTTTCTGCCTTTGGCTGTTTTTACTCTAGTTTTTATTGTTAATACCCTACAAGAATCACTTATTATTGATTATGTCTTTTAGCTCTTTTTCAACTACTTCTTTTACCAGTGTATGAAGGTACTTATTTAGCCATTCCGACAATTGAGGTTTTAAAAGAGATGTGACTAATTCTTCAACAGTAAGACTTGCTCTTTTTTGTTGCTTGTGCTGTAGTTCACTTTGCATTTTTCCAAGTAGCTCTTTAATCTCTTCCATATTCTCTTTTAAGATTAGATGGTCATTGTTTTGCGTTTGTGAGCTGCTGTTATCCACTTTTTCATTGCTCATTTGGGTACTATGCTGCAAGTGAACGTCTTCTTCCTCTAGATTGTGACTATGAATATTAAATTTGGTGTTATCGAAAACCATTTCCTTATCCTGACCGTTGTTGTTTTTTTCATTATCCTCCTCTTTACTATCTTCTTCTGAATCTTCCAAGTATTCTTCTTCAAGATACAGCACATCATCATCTTCTTTCTCCTTCTCTATTTCCACTTCATCACCACTGGCGTTTTTGCCTGATATGGCTTTTTTTATGTCTTCTAGGATATCTTTTACAGATTGATTGCTTTGTCCATCATTCATAACGCTAATACCATTAAATTTAGAGATTTATACTATTTATCATAAAAAGCAAATTATAAACACTAATTACATAATTGCTTTTTGCTTCAACCAAGTCCGAACGTGCTTTGAATAGTGCATCTTCGGTATCCAGAAGTTCAGTTGTGCTTTTCAAATTTAAGTTGACTTCTTGCTCAACTCCTTCCAACGCTAAAGCTGCTGCTTTTTCGGCTTCGTGACTTGCTTTAATGACAGCCTTTGCTGTTAGAACGTTATTCCAAGCATTTACAACCTCTTTTTCTATATTTTTTACTGTTTCATAATAATCATAGGTGGATTTTTTTGCATCCATTTTAGCTTTGCCGATACCAAAAGCATTGATTCCTCTTTTAAAAATTGGAATATCGAGAATGAAAGCAATATTGACGTTTCCTAACACTTTCTCGAGAGAAGCGTTTTCTCCGTTTCCCCGATCAAGATCTGTACTTGCACTGAGATTCAAGGAGGGCAACCACTTGGAAGTTTCAGCAATCACTTCCATTTTAGCTGCTCTTTTTTGATAAACCGCTGCTTTTAGAGATAGATTATTGGTTTTGGCTAATTGTAAGCATTCATTTAGCTTCGGAACGGAAGGTAATTGATCATTGGCTTCGGAGAGTTCATCAGGATCCTCGCCAATTAAGTGAAAGTAAGCAATGTTTGCCAATTTTAACTTACCTTCAGCATCAACTCTTTCTGATACTGAAGATGAAAATCTTGCTTTCGCTAGTAAAACCTCAGCGTTGGTAACCTCTCCAAGAGAAAGGCGTTTTTTCATTGCTGACAAGTGCTCCAAAGAAACGCGTTCTTTGTGCTCTCTCAATTTTAATATTTCTGTCCTGCGTAGAACGTCAACGTATACTTTCACGGCGTTAAGCGCAATCTCTTGTTTTAACTGTTGAAACCGCATCTTTTCTGCTTTGAGAAGGTGACTTGATCGGCTGAATGTGGCAAAAGTACCACCTCCGTCTATTATTTTCTGGTTAAGAGTGAGACTCTTTTCATGATTAAAGCTCTTATCAAAGTTGTATCGTAAATTAATCTCAGGTAAAAACCCAGCTAACCCGGCAGATTTTAGCTGTTTTTCTGCGCTTTTGTATTGGTAGAATTGGGATTTTAGTTTTGAACTATTTTTAATAGCTTTATTTATAACTTCTTCAAGGTCGATTGCGTAACAACTTATAGCACTAAAAATGGTCGCAAGCGTAATAATCAACCGAAACATTCTACTCCTATATACATTAGTCGCACACAGCTAAGTTACTAGCACAAATTGCTTTAATAATCAATAACTAATGTTGTTGACACTATTTAGAAATTAAGTGTATCATAGCTTACTATTGTATAATTTTAGATGATGAAAACTTTTTTCTTAAAAGAAAAACAAATCGATAAAAAATGGTTTGTCATAGATGCAGAAGGGTTAGTAGTAGGGAGACTTGCAGCATTTGTAGCAACGCTATTGCGTGGAAAACATAAACCTGAGTATACACCTCATATGGATTGTGGTGATAATGTAATTATCATCAATGCAGAAAAGGTGCATTTTACTGGAAAGAAACTTAAGGAGAAAATTTATTATAAGCATACAGGTTATCCTGGTGGTTTGAAAAGGACTACTCCAGATAATATTTTAAATGGTAAGTTTCCTGAGCGTGTAATAGAAATGGCAGTAAAAAGAATGCTTGATGACGGTCCTATGGCACGCAAACGTTTTGGAAATTTATATGTTTATTCTGGCCCAGAGCATAAGCATCAAGGACAGCAACCTGAAAAGATAGATTTTGCTTCTTTAAATCGTAAAAATAAAAAATAATGGAGTAAAAATGGAAAATTCTGTAACAAATCAACCAGAAAAAATAACTAAACCAGTAATTGATTCGCTTGGTCGTTTATATGCTACAGGCCGAAGGAAGGAGTCTGCAGCAAGAGTATGGA
This portion of the Wolbachia endosymbiont of Ctenocephalides felis wCfeF genome encodes:
- a CDS encoding Outer membrane efflux protein BepC, whose amino-acid sequence is MFRLIITLATIFSAISCYAIDLEEVINKAIKNSSKLKSQFYQYKSAEKQLKSAGLAGFLPEINLRYNFDKSFNHEKSLTLNQKIIDGGGTFATFSRSSHLLKAEKMRFQQLKQEIALNAVKVYVDVLRRTEILKLREHKERVSLEHLSAMKKRLSLGEVTNAEVLLAKARFSSSVSERVDAEGKLKLANIAYFHLIGEDPDELSEANDQLPSVPKLNECLQLAKTNNLSLKAAVYQKRAAKMEVIAETSKWLPSLNLSASTDLDRGNGENASLEKVLGNVNIAFILDIPIFKRGINAFGIGKAKMDAKKSTYDYYETVKNIEKEVVNAWNNVLTAKAVIKASHEAEKAAALALEGVEQEVNLNLKSTTELLDTEDALFKARSDLVEAKSNYVISVYNLLFMINSINL
- a CDS encoding 50S ribosomal protein L13; protein product: MMKTFFLKEKQIDKKWFVIDAEGLVVGRLAAFVATLLRGKHKPEYTPHMDCGDNVIIINAEKVHFTGKKLKEKIYYKHTGYPGGLKRTTPDNILNGKFPERVIEMAVKRMLDDGPMARKRFGNLYVYSGPEHKHQGQQPEKIDFASLNRKNKK